In a single window of the Caproicibacterium sp. BJN0003 genome:
- a CDS encoding DHHW family protein, with protein MSQKKKGRTFFAAESGKKPCKEQLFSMGLILAVCFFSLGWILFGPKETYSQEENRSLMSSLQWDLSKISDGSFQRSIDDFVNDQFFGRRKLVELNADEKAALGQKDLSGNYMQQPPEGGVYLGKEGHLYEVLLPPDRTLQKNVQALTDFAEETGLPFYMIPVPSGAQEQAEWLPENAPSYDQTQALSLVQTKFGGIPNAKVLNLFDTLSLHKSSYDYYFKTDHHWNLYGAYEGYSVLTKAMGETPIPLSSYTLKDQGDFYGTLYSQALLTAQGADHFLLPYYQGEENVTQETNGQTRSGLYWESYLSGKDKYSTYLGGNHNLDVIQNPKAKSSKKLLVLRDSYFNSMAPFLADQFCEIDAVDLRHYTGDLSQYIRENGITEIAAVYSIKQLCDVNISRQLG; from the coding sequence TTGAGCCAAAAAAAGAAGGGCCGCACATTTTTTGCCGCAGAATCCGGCAAAAAGCCCTGCAAAGAGCAGCTCTTTTCTATGGGATTAATTCTCGCTGTCTGCTTTTTTTCGCTTGGTTGGATTTTGTTTGGGCCAAAAGAGACTTATTCGCAGGAGGAAAATCGTTCGCTGATGAGTTCCTTGCAGTGGGATTTGTCTAAGATCTCGGATGGAAGTTTTCAAAGAAGTATCGATGATTTCGTAAACGATCAGTTTTTTGGGAGACGGAAGCTGGTAGAACTTAATGCCGATGAAAAGGCAGCTTTGGGCCAAAAAGATCTAAGCGGCAATTATATGCAGCAGCCACCGGAAGGCGGCGTCTATCTCGGAAAAGAAGGCCATCTTTATGAAGTCTTGCTGCCTCCCGACCGTACTCTTCAGAAAAATGTGCAGGCGTTGACAGACTTTGCTGAGGAAACAGGGCTTCCATTTTACATGATTCCGGTGCCTTCTGGTGCGCAGGAACAGGCAGAATGGCTTCCGGAAAATGCACCGAGTTACGATCAAACACAGGCATTAAGCCTTGTGCAGACTAAATTTGGTGGGATCCCTAACGCAAAAGTTTTAAATCTATTTGATACGTTGAGTTTACATAAATCAAGTTATGACTATTATTTTAAGACGGATCATCATTGGAATCTTTATGGGGCATATGAGGGATATTCTGTTTTGACAAAGGCAATGGGGGAAACGCCGATTCCGCTTTCTTCCTACACACTGAAAGATCAGGGGGACTTTTACGGGACACTCTATTCCCAAGCACTGCTTACAGCACAGGGAGCAGACCACTTTTTGCTTCCCTATTATCAGGGAGAAGAAAATGTGACTCAAGAGACAAATGGACAGACAAGGAGCGGACTTTACTGGGAAAGCTATCTTAGTGGAAAAGATAAATACAGCACTTATCTCGGCGGCAATCATAATCTGGATGTGATTCAAAATCCCAAGGCCAAGAGTTCAAAAAAGCTGTTGGTTTTGCGGGACAGCTATTTTAACTCAATGGCACCATTTTTGGCGGATCAGTTTTGCGAGATTGATGCGGTCGATCTGCGGCACTATACGGGAGATCTTTCTCAATATATACGAGAAAATGGAATTACAGAGATTGCGGCTGTTTACAGCATCAAACAGCTCTGTGACGTGAATATTTCGAGACAACTTGGATAA
- a CDS encoding tRNA (cytidine(34)-2'-O)-methyltransferase — translation MSKLNIVLVEPEIPQNTGNIARTCALTGARLHLVGPMGFKIDDKKLKRAGLDYWHLLDISYYDSLADFFAKNDGNFFYFSTKARHIHSDISYPTENCYLVFGKETAGLPEELLLKNPESCVRIPMLNNPDARSLNLSNSVAIGVYECLRQWGYPELLVKGELHRLHW, via the coding sequence ATGTCGAAACTCAATATTGTTCTTGTCGAACCCGAAATCCCACAGAATACCGGAAATATTGCACGCACCTGTGCATTGACCGGTGCCCGGCTCCATCTGGTCGGCCCCATGGGATTTAAAATTGATGATAAAAAATTAAAGCGTGCCGGTCTTGATTATTGGCATCTGCTTGATATTTCCTATTACGATAGTCTTGCCGATTTCTTTGCGAAAAACGACGGAAATTTTTTCTATTTTTCCACAAAAGCCCGACATATCCACAGTGATATTTCCTATCCAACGGAAAACTGCTATTTGGTTTTCGGAAAAGAAACCGCCGGTCTGCCCGAAGAGCTGCTGCTCAAAAATCCGGAATCCTGCGTACGAATTCCCATGCTCAACAATCCCGATGCCAGAAGTCTCAATCTTTCCAATTCCGTTGCAATCGGAGTCTATGAATGTCTGCGGCAGTGGGGATATCCGGAACTTCTCGTCAAAGGAGAACTTCATCGGCTGCACTGGTAA
- a CDS encoding phosphoglycerate kinase, which translates to MNYLNKKTVEDIDVTGKRVLVRCDFNVPFDDQGNITDTKRIDGAMKTILYLVGHKAKVILCSHLGRPKGEFNPKYSLKPVAKCLSEKLGFPVKMADDVIGESARSIAASLKDGEVELLENVRFHKEEEKNDPAFAKELASLADIYVNDAFGTAHRAHASTAGVANYLPAVCGFLIQKEITIMGKALSDPKRPFVAILGGAKVSDKISVITNLLTKVDTLIIGGGMAYTFLRAKGYSVGTSLCEEDKVDLAKEIMTSAEKKGVKLLLPVDNKIGHEFKPDTEAKIVDSDQIPEGWMGLDIGPKTQQLFASAISGAGTVVWNGPMGLSEWKNFESGTVAIAQAVADSGAISIIGGGDSAAAVEKFGFADKMTHISTGGGASLEFLEGKILPGIACLNDKD; encoded by the coding sequence ATGAACTATCTGAACAAAAAAACAGTTGAGGACATTGATGTAACCGGAAAAAGAGTTCTTGTCCGCTGCGATTTCAACGTTCCCTTCGATGATCAGGGAAACATTACCGATACCAAGCGCATTGATGGTGCAATGAAAACGATCCTTTACCTTGTGGGTCACAAGGCAAAAGTAATTCTCTGCTCTCACCTCGGGCGTCCAAAGGGAGAATTCAATCCAAAGTATTCCCTTAAACCCGTCGCAAAATGCCTCTCGGAAAAACTTGGTTTTCCTGTAAAAATGGCAGATGATGTCATTGGAGAAAGCGCTCGTTCGATTGCCGCTTCTTTAAAAGACGGTGAAGTGGAACTGCTCGAAAATGTTCGCTTCCATAAGGAAGAAGAAAAAAATGATCCTGCTTTTGCAAAAGAGTTGGCTTCTTTAGCAGATATTTATGTAAACGACGCTTTTGGAACTGCACACCGTGCTCATGCTTCTACAGCAGGCGTTGCCAATTATCTTCCGGCTGTCTGCGGCTTTTTGATTCAAAAGGAAATCACCATTATGGGCAAAGCGCTTTCCGATCCCAAACGTCCTTTTGTTGCAATTTTGGGAGGAGCAAAAGTATCAGATAAAATTTCCGTTATCACAAACCTGCTCACAAAGGTCGATACTTTAATTATCGGCGGCGGCATGGCTTATACATTTTTGCGCGCAAAAGGCTATTCCGTCGGAACTTCTCTCTGCGAAGAAGATAAAGTCGATCTTGCAAAAGAGATTATGACTTCTGCTGAAAAAAAGGGCGTCAAACTTCTGCTCCCTGTAGACAACAAGATCGGGCATGAATTTAAACCGGATACCGAAGCAAAGATTGTTGATTCCGATCAGATCCCAGAGGGCTGGATGGGTCTCGATATCGGCCCCAAAACGCAACAGCTTTTTGCCTCTGCTATCAGCGGAGCCGGAACCGTTGTCTGGAACGGTCCTATGGGACTTTCCGAATGGAAAAACTTTGAATCCGGCACGGTAGCAATTGCACAGGCAGTTGCCGACAGCGGTGCAATTTCCATTATCGGAGGCGGCGACTCTGCTGCGGCAGTCGAGAAATTTGGCTTTGCAGATAAGATGACTCATATTTCCACAGGCGGCGGCGCTTCCCTTGAATTTCTTGAGGGGAAGATTCTGCCGGGAATTGCCTGCCTAAACGATAAAGACTAA
- a CDS encoding YhfC family glutamic-type intramembrane protease: MIPSINIAGMGFILLASLVLPFGLYFYFYARLRHFRIYPVVFGLAAYLLFGYAIESIMGQQLLSVLNAFPTTNPTLYVVTILLMAGLIEGSGMLTSAFLLRWKICRDETPASEIGIGIGFGIAFGGLKSALEFGLYQISTLRVAAAINSQGIDNLLQNFTDDEKILAQEQIQAIANTQPYLYFITGIEQIFMISLQIALAVLVWMVITRRLKWYFFPIAIVLHMFALLPTTLSAINALDLIVAEVLFALIVIAVVFLTYWLYKKYWDSVPPITEQARTSGRKEALSSSKKADSSAKK, translated from the coding sequence ATGATTCCAAGCATAAACATTGCCGGCATGGGATTTATTCTACTGGCATCTTTGGTCTTACCATTCGGCCTTTATTTTTATTTTTATGCACGACTGCGGCACTTCCGAATTTATCCGGTTGTTTTTGGGCTTGCAGCATATCTGCTTTTCGGCTATGCCATTGAATCCATTATGGGGCAGCAACTACTGTCTGTTCTAAATGCATTCCCGACTACCAACCCAACACTTTATGTAGTGACGATTTTGCTGATGGCTGGTCTGATCGAAGGCTCTGGCATGTTAACCTCTGCTTTTCTGCTGCGCTGGAAAATCTGCCGGGACGAAACCCCCGCTTCTGAAATTGGTATTGGAATCGGCTTTGGAATCGCCTTTGGCGGATTAAAATCAGCATTGGAGTTTGGGCTCTATCAGATTTCAACACTTCGTGTTGCAGCCGCAATCAATAGTCAGGGCATAGACAATCTGCTTCAAAATTTTACAGATGACGAAAAAATTTTAGCGCAGGAACAAATTCAGGCAATTGCTAATACCCAGCCTTATCTGTACTTTATTACCGGTATAGAGCAAATTTTTATGATCTCTCTTCAGATCGCACTGGCAGTGCTGGTCTGGATGGTTATTACACGCCGGTTAAAATGGTACTTTTTCCCGATTGCAATTGTACTACACATGTTTGCTTTACTTCCGACTACACTTTCTGCAATTAACGCTCTGGATTTGATCGTAGCAGAGGTCTTATTTGCACTCATTGTAATTGCAGTTGTTTTTCTTACCTACTGGCTTTATAAAAAATACTGGGATTCCGTTCCGCCGATTACGGAACAAGCACGAACTTCTGGGAGAAAAGAAGCTCTTTCCAGTTCTAAAAAAGCTGATTCTTCAGCAAAAAAATAA
- the tpiA gene encoding triose-phosphate isomerase: protein MKKSCRRAIIAGNWKMNKTPKEAEELIRGILPLVKDADCEVICCVPYVDLPVALQLTNGSNVKVGSENCHWEKSGAYTGEISADMLASMEVPYVIIGHSERRTYFGETDVTVNKRIRAALDAGLSVIVCVGESLEQREQGITSELVSMQTKIALNGVSEEEMKRMIIAYEPLWAIGTGKTATSEQANEVCSVIRNTLKSLYGEKVSEGTTIQYGGSMKAKNAAELLAQPDVDGGLIGGASLKPDDFAAIVDAASKG from the coding sequence ATGAAAAAATCGTGCCGCCGGGCAATCATTGCCGGCAACTGGAAAATGAATAAAACGCCGAAAGAAGCAGAAGAACTGATCCGTGGAATTCTGCCGCTTGTAAAAGATGCAGACTGCGAAGTCATCTGCTGTGTTCCTTATGTTGATCTTCCTGTAGCGTTGCAGCTTACTAATGGAAGCAACGTAAAGGTCGGTTCTGAAAACTGCCATTGGGAAAAAAGTGGTGCCTATACCGGTGAAATTTCCGCCGATATGCTTGCTTCTATGGAAGTGCCCTACGTGATTATCGGTCACAGCGAACGCCGAACCTATTTTGGTGAAACTGATGTAACCGTTAACAAACGGATTCGCGCTGCACTGGATGCTGGACTTTCCGTCATTGTCTGTGTTGGAGAATCTTTGGAACAGCGGGAACAAGGAATCACTTCAGAACTGGTTTCTATGCAAACAAAGATCGCTTTAAACGGCGTTTCCGAAGAAGAAATGAAGCGAATGATTATCGCCTATGAGCCTCTTTGGGCCATTGGAACGGGAAAAACCGCAACTTCAGAGCAGGCCAATGAAGTTTGCTCGGTCATTCGCAATACGCTGAAATCTCTTTACGGTGAAAAGGTAAGCGAAGGAACTACTATTCAATACGGCGGTTCCATGAAGGCAAAAAATGCTGCGGAACTTCTGGCTCAGCCTGATGTGGATGGCGGTCTCATCGGCGGCGCATCCTTAAAGCCGGATGATTTTGCTGCAATCGTAGACGCTGCTTCAAAAGGCTAA
- a CDS encoding MBL fold metallo-hydrolase, which produces MEWLEMHNVEYGECIVLGGHHNDLLMVDCGSTNRKIREGETDFRSYVDPALLNRYDGFSNRAFLLTHYHRDHLCGMREILDKRPGWFSTCYLPCTPADENGKALLLDFSLIAYAFMTRRTGYGQVNTAAVKIFFQTMRALLGGKLYALGEGDRFLFDDVEYEVLWPKRRGFIFEEAFQEISEELNVMLASPFLPDCVRDFVDLKEDFCKAYLEMCGHAPVREADVAHTMAILNRIDDLIPILQKQPVALDICEYLEKPLVREAYSEQINAAGIIFQNVRKHQATCDDILMTGDAPAEVIDFISDFLYSDYYILKAPHHGMESGWSTHFLELNPAHILISNGESPAGGKISPKYAELSGVKHCTNCSACAWYQTTGCSCNRVSTCYDQERPGLALRCPGNQKGFSGERHLPCGIYVIGPSTLRGCLCD; this is translated from the coding sequence ATGGAATGGCTCGAAATGCACAATGTGGAATATGGAGAATGTATTGTGCTGGGAGGCCATCACAATGATCTTCTAATGGTTGACTGCGGTAGTACCAACCGAAAAATTCGAGAGGGAGAGACGGATTTTCGCAGCTATGTGGACCCGGCGCTTCTCAATCGTTATGATGGCTTTTCAAATCGTGCTTTTCTTTTGACCCACTACCACAGAGATCATCTCTGCGGCATGCGGGAAATCCTTGATAAAAGGCCGGGATGGTTTTCAACGTGTTATCTTCCATGTACCCCTGCAGATGAAAACGGAAAAGCATTATTGCTTGATTTTTCTTTGATTGCATATGCTTTTATGACCAGGCGTACGGGTTATGGACAGGTGAACACGGCGGCAGTTAAAATCTTTTTTCAGACGATGCGCGCTCTTTTGGGAGGAAAACTTTATGCGCTGGGAGAAGGGGACCGATTCCTATTTGATGATGTAGAATATGAGGTGCTTTGGCCCAAACGGAGAGGGTTTATCTTTGAGGAAGCGTTCCAGGAAATTTCGGAAGAACTCAACGTGATGCTCGCTTCCCCTTTTTTGCCGGATTGTGTGCGGGATTTTGTTGATCTAAAAGAAGATTTCTGCAAGGCTTATTTGGAGATGTGCGGTCATGCTCCAGTAAGAGAGGCTGACGTTGCTCATACGATGGCAATTTTAAATCGGATTGACGATTTGATTCCGATTTTGCAGAAGCAGCCGGTGGCTTTAGATATTTGTGAGTATCTGGAAAAGCCGCTTGTCCGCGAAGCTTATTCTGAACAGATCAATGCGGCAGGGATTATTTTTCAGAATGTTCGCAAGCATCAGGCGACTTGTGATGATATTTTGATGACTGGAGATGCCCCCGCGGAAGTGATCGATTTCATTTCGGATTTTCTTTATTCGGATTATTATATTTTAAAAGCACCCCATCACGGTATGGAGTCTGGATGGAGTACCCACTTTTTAGAACTGAATCCTGCACATATCTTGATTTCGAATGGAGAAAGTCCGGCGGGTGGAAAAATCTCACCGAAATATGCAGAGCTTTCTGGTGTAAAACACTGTACAAATTGCTCTGCCTGTGCGTGGTATCAGACGACCGGCTGTTCCTGCAACCGCGTTTCTACCTGTTATGATCAGGAACGCCCCGGTTTGGCACTGCGCTGTCCCGGTAATCAGAAAGGATTTAGCGGGGAAAGACATCTGCCTTGTGGGATTTATGTGATCGGACCTTCCACGCTGCGCGGATGTCTATGTGATTGA
- a CDS encoding MORN repeat-containing protein: protein MSDPVFYSVTCARFCEDGQDLLGKVRQNWFREKIAQRGEISSEEFGADLSAKYHLADHHFLWKMKSSREIFQKAIPQKNGWAVISWYPSGAVRSKTTFNEQQQWERTAYYAGDFERPQVVLMPSQERISMLEYDRTIQKYHRRELYPIKLEEGTARRSLVDTVAGSPRVIAYTQDGTFGYETQEELERRAAVERDFSKGDYSEEPDWKPVKTAPIDFQFVPNDHALDPVQPAEKEHLEAKTVPLTVEQEDQDENEDVIVEAVPPKESAAIEIADSEEEKEEEKIETLSEEKVNIEPAAAETKEALEDHLPKTEDQKIQPEKKQQLPAKEAEPEMAEMIPAKRIVVSANEDYRYFGRVIDGLRQGRGRTAMENGDTAYEGNYRDDKRDGFGTYYYRSGKICYVGSWKENLREGMGVSFSAKDGSVFVGRWKDNIPTGTGAAFDSEGNLTYSGMWKNGKRCGQGTEYQNSMVRYEGSFQNDVWEGRGIQHLSGGGKLSGNFKNGMADGVCEEHSGNGQLLRTGVWRAGKFVSGVLYQDGRPIDLVTEKK, encoded by the coding sequence GTGAGTGACCCGGTTTTTTATTCAGTAACCTGTGCACGCTTCTGCGAGGACGGACAGGATCTTTTGGGGAAAGTGCGCCAAAACTGGTTCCGGGAAAAAATTGCCCAGCGTGGAGAGATCAGTTCAGAGGAATTTGGTGCAGACTTAAGCGCCAAATATCACCTTGCTGACCATCACTTTTTATGGAAAATGAAGAGCTCTAGAGAAATTTTTCAGAAAGCGATTCCGCAAAAAAACGGTTGGGCAGTGATTTCTTGGTATCCATCCGGCGCTGTTCGATCAAAAACTACTTTTAATGAGCAGCAGCAATGGGAGCGTACGGCATATTATGCCGGAGACTTTGAAAGGCCGCAGGTAGTGCTGATGCCTTCTCAAGAGAGAATCTCTATGCTGGAATATGATCGAACGATACAAAAGTACCATAGAAGAGAGCTATATCCCATTAAGTTGGAAGAGGGGACAGCCCGTCGAAGCTTAGTGGATACTGTTGCAGGAAGTCCGCGAGTAATCGCGTATACGCAAGATGGAACTTTTGGTTATGAAACACAGGAAGAGCTGGAACGCCGAGCGGCCGTAGAACGAGATTTTTCCAAAGGTGATTACAGCGAAGAACCAGATTGGAAGCCGGTAAAAACAGCGCCGATTGATTTCCAGTTTGTGCCCAATGATCATGCGCTGGATCCGGTTCAGCCTGCAGAAAAAGAGCATCTTGAAGCAAAAACAGTGCCGTTGACGGTAGAGCAAGAAGATCAAGATGAAAATGAGGATGTTATTGTTGAAGCAGTCCCACCTAAAGAATCTGCAGCGATTGAAATTGCAGATTCGGAAGAGGAAAAGGAAGAAGAGAAGATAGAAACACTTTCTGAAGAGAAAGTAAATATAGAACCAGCTGCGGCAGAGACGAAAGAAGCACTCGAAGATCATTTGCCCAAAACGGAAGATCAAAAAATACAGCCGGAGAAAAAGCAGCAACTGCCAGCGAAGGAAGCAGAACCTGAGATGGCCGAGATGATTCCGGCAAAACGAATTGTTGTAAGCGCAAATGAAGATTATCGGTATTTTGGCCGTGTGATCGATGGTTTGCGGCAGGGTAGAGGCCGAACCGCTATGGAAAATGGAGATACGGCCTATGAGGGAAATTACAGAGACGATAAGCGTGACGGATTTGGAACTTATTATTATCGTTCGGGAAAAATCTGTTATGTCGGTTCCTGGAAAGAAAATCTCCGCGAAGGAATGGGAGTCAGCTTCAGTGCAAAGGACGGCTCTGTTTTTGTAGGCCGCTGGAAGGATAATATTCCGACCGGAACGGGTGCTGCCTTTGATTCAGAGGGAAATTTGACCTATTCCGGCATGTGGAAAAATGGAAAGCGCTGCGGGCAGGGAACGGAATATCAGAATAGTATGGTCCGCTATGAAGGCAGCTTTCAAAATGATGTATGGGAAGGCCGCGGAATCCAACATCTTTCCGGAGGAGGAAAACTTTCGGGAAACTTTAAAAATGGTATGGCGGACGGTGTCTGTGAAGAACATAGCGGGAATGGGCAGCTTTTGCGCACCGGTGTATGGAGAGCAGGAAAATTTGTTTCTGGCGTGCTCTATCAAGATGGTCGTCCGATTGATCTGGTTACGGAGAAAAAATAA
- the gpmI gene encoding 2,3-bisphosphoglycerate-independent phosphoglycerate mutase produces the protein MAKKPLILMILDGFGIAPPTGNAIAAANKPNLDRFFSENPITQIGASGLNVGLPDGQMGNSEVGHTNIGAGRIVYQELTRITKSIQDGDFFQNSALLSAMENAKQEGKALHLVGLLSSGGVHSHIEHLYALVEMAKRMNVKNVYIHALLDGRDVPPTSGKGFVAACNQKLAQIGVGKIATVMGRYYAMDRDNRWERVEKAYAAMVYGEGNFANSAEEAVEKSYQEKVTDEFVIPAVIDKKGCIKSGDSVIFFNFRPDRAREITRTFVDPDFSGFARKKGFFPLTYVCMTQYDATMPNVLVAFKPESLKNTMGEYLSKNGMTQLRIAETEKYAHVTFFFNGGVEKQYPGEDRILVKSPKVATYDLQPEMSAYEVTDKLVDAIHSGKYDVIILNYANCDMVGHTGVFAAAKAAVEAVDQCVGKVISAISDMHGVALITADHGNADKMVDENGTPFTAHTTNPVPFCVIGYPCKLRSDGRLADIAPTMLKILGLPQPPEMTGKSLIV, from the coding sequence ATGGCAAAAAAGCCTTTAATTCTAATGATATTGGACGGTTTCGGAATTGCCCCTCCCACCGGAAATGCCATTGCCGCTGCCAATAAGCCGAATCTTGATCGTTTCTTTTCAGAAAACCCAATCACGCAGATCGGCGCTTCCGGGCTAAACGTTGGGCTGCCGGATGGTCAGATGGGCAACAGTGAAGTCGGTCACACCAATATTGGTGCCGGCCGTATCGTCTATCAGGAGCTGACCCGCATTACGAAGTCAATTCAAGACGGTGACTTCTTTCAAAATTCAGCTTTGCTCTCTGCCATGGAAAATGCAAAGCAAGAAGGAAAAGCCCTTCATCTGGTCGGCCTGCTCTCAAGCGGCGGTGTTCACAGTCATATTGAGCATCTCTATGCGCTTGTAGAAATGGCCAAACGCATGAATGTAAAGAATGTTTATATCCATGCACTGCTGGACGGCCGCGATGTTCCTCCGACCTCAGGCAAAGGTTTTGTAGCTGCCTGCAATCAAAAGCTCGCACAGATCGGCGTCGGCAAAATTGCAACTGTGATGGGCCGCTATTATGCGATGGATCGTGATAATCGCTGGGAGCGTGTGGAAAAAGCTTATGCCGCCATGGTCTATGGAGAAGGCAACTTTGCTAATTCTGCCGAAGAAGCAGTAGAAAAATCCTATCAGGAAAAGGTAACGGATGAATTCGTGATTCCCGCGGTCATTGACAAGAAAGGCTGTATAAAATCCGGTGATTCCGTAATCTTCTTTAACTTTCGTCCTGACCGTGCCCGTGAAATTACGCGCACCTTTGTTGACCCCGATTTTTCCGGCTTTGCCCGCAAAAAAGGATTCTTCCCGCTCACTTACGTCTGCATGACGCAGTATGATGCGACCATGCCCAATGTGTTGGTCGCATTTAAACCGGAAAGTCTTAAAAATACAATGGGAGAATACCTCTCGAAAAATGGGATGACACAACTTCGGATTGCAGAAACCGAAAAATATGCCCATGTTACATTTTTCTTTAACGGCGGTGTAGAAAAGCAATATCCCGGCGAAGACCGCATTCTTGTCAAATCGCCGAAAGTTGCTACCTATGATTTACAGCCTGAAATGAGTGCATATGAAGTCACAGACAAGCTGGTAGATGCTATCCATTCCGGAAAATACGACGTCATCATTTTAAATTACGCCAACTGTGATATGGTTGGGCATACCGGTGTTTTTGCAGCTGCAAAAGCTGCTGTAGAAGCGGTCGATCAATGCGTCGGAAAAGTAATCAGTGCCATCTCCGATATGCACGGCGTTGCCCTTATCACCGCAGACCACGGTAATGCTGATAAAATGGTAGACGAAAACGGAACCCCCTTTACAGCACATACCACTAATCCGGTTCCATTTTGTGTCATCGGATATCCCTGCAAGCTGCGAAGTGATGGTCGCCTTGCAGATATTGCTCCGACAATGCTCAAGATTTTGGGCCTGCCGCAGCCTCCCGAAATGACAGGAAAAAGTTTGATTGTCTAA
- a CDS encoding MBOAT family O-acyltransferase, which yields MTLSTLPFLALFLPISLIVALLLPERFRNGGLFLLSLIFYAWGGIWQLLLLLSAVLVDYFCGRLIGTFQKTPKKAKVVLVFNVIFSVLLLGVFKYSSMAVDTVNHLFDLSVPTLILPLGISFFTFRSISYGVDVLRGDSPVQKNLLDFGLYLTFFPQITAGPIVRYRDFAPQLKNHPVTLQKVSHGLTRFGIGLFKKVLIADLLAQISARVQFYEEPSALAAWIGALAFTFEIYFDFSGYSDMAIGLSEVFGFETPENFLHPYESLSVSEFWRRWHVTLGAWFREYIYIPLGGNRRGTARTIWNLFVVWLLTGFWHGASWNFVLWGLYYGILIMLEKFPLKNFWGRLPKGICWGYAFLAEVLGWVLFSHTDLVRAVGALGAMFGSASGIDSLGLYLLSTAWPLLLISAVFCTEFPHRLFLKMCRSVPGKILWSAGFAVLFLLSLSAMAGNGFMPFLYAKF from the coding sequence ATGACACTGAGTACATTGCCTTTTCTTGCGTTATTTTTACCGATTTCTTTGATAGTAGCACTGCTTTTGCCGGAACGTTTTCGGAACGGCGGTCTATTTTTGCTTTCTTTGATCTTTTATGCATGGGGTGGTATTTGGCAGCTGCTTCTCCTTCTGAGTGCTGTGTTGGTAGATTATTTTTGCGGAAGATTGATCGGAACTTTTCAGAAGACGCCCAAAAAAGCAAAAGTGGTTTTGGTTTTTAATGTAATTTTTAGTGTGCTTTTGCTTGGTGTCTTTAAATATAGCTCCATGGCGGTGGATACCGTCAATCACCTTTTTGATCTTTCGGTTCCAACATTGATTTTGCCGTTAGGAATCAGCTTTTTTACATTTCGCAGTATCAGCTATGGGGTGGATGTTCTGCGGGGTGATTCACCGGTACAGAAAAACCTACTTGACTTTGGATTATATCTTACATTCTTTCCGCAAATTACGGCAGGCCCGATTGTTCGCTATCGTGATTTTGCACCGCAGCTCAAAAATCACCCGGTTACTCTTCAAAAAGTGTCCCATGGCCTTACTCGATTTGGAATCGGTCTTTTTAAAAAAGTTTTGATTGCCGATTTACTGGCACAGATTTCTGCGCGGGTACAGTTTTATGAAGAGCCAAGTGCTTTAGCCGCGTGGATTGGAGCGCTAGCGTTTACATTTGAAATCTATTTTGATTTTTCCGGTTATTCTGATATGGCGATTGGACTTTCCGAAGTCTTTGGATTTGAGACGCCGGAAAATTTTTTGCATCCTTATGAGAGTCTTAGTGTTTCGGAATTTTGGCGCCGCTGGCATGTAACTCTTGGCGCGTGGTTTCGAGAATACATTTATATCCCTTTGGGTGGAAATCGCCGGGGAACAGCGCGCACTATCTGGAACCTGTTTGTCGTGTGGCTTTTAACGGGGTTCTGGCATGGAGCCAGCTGGAATTTTGTCCTTTGGGGCCTTTATTACGGGATTTTGATTATGCTGGAGAAATTCCCCCTCAAGAATTTTTGGGGCAGGCTTCCAAAAGGAATTTGTTGGGGTTACGCATTTTTAGCGGAAGTTTTGGGCTGGGTGCTTTTTAGCCATACCGATCTTGTGCGTGCAGTCGGTGCTTTGGGAGCAATGTTTGGGAGTGCATCTGGGATCGATTCTTTAGGGCTGTATCTCCTTTCCACTGCTTGGCCATTATTATTGATCAGTGCCGTTTTCTGTACGGAATTTCCGCACAGACTGTTTTTAAAGATGTGTCGGTCGGTACCGGGAAAAATCCTTTGGAGTGCCGGATTTGCAGTCCTTTTCCTGTTGAGCCTTTCTGCAATGGCTGGCAACGGATTTATGCCATTTCTTTATGCAAAATTTTAG